GCCAGGATGTAAAGAGCCAAAGTGGCCACAAGCGGGAAAAACCGCCGGCCTTCGTGTCCCATCGTATCGGTCAGGAAACCATCTATACCGCTGACAACTGCTTCCATGACATTTTGCAGCTTGGCGGGGTAAATGTCCAGACGGCGGGTGGCCAAAAAAGACAGGATGGCGAGCGCGGCCATGATGAACCAGGAGTAGGCAACATGCGCCGCTACCATGTGATTTTCCAGTAATAACAAAGGTTCCATTTTTTTAAACCTCCTCAAGGTAACTTTTATCAAAAAACGTCAAGATAACGGAAAATATAATACCGGCGACCACGACACCCATACCTATTACCAGACCGAATATGTCCGCCCTGGTTTTTGCCAGCACCATATACAGGACAAGGCCGGTAATGGTAAGCCTCAACAGGTACTTGCCGATCAGCATCACTTTACCCGCACTGCCCGTTCCCATCTGGGCAAAGGCGGCGCGCAGGCCCTGGCAGAGGCCATAGAAATTCAGGATGCTGATCAAACCACCCACTAGAATGCCCAGGGTAAAGTTTGCTGACGCCAACGCACCGCTGAGCAAAAGAAATATGCCAAAAACGATCCAACTGGTAAACTCAATCTTTTTTTGCAGCGGCATTTTCCCTTTCCGTTCCATCTTTCTTGTCCACGGGTTTTTCATCGCCTAAACTTTTCTTTATGAGACCGTAAATATTCTTGAATCCAGCCAGAATACCAATCAAGAGGAAAAGGAAAGTAAAGAAATGCGCTGTGCCCAGCTTGCGGTCCAGGTAGAGACCGATAAAAAAGCATCCAAAGATCGTTACACCCAGGGCAATGCCCATGCTACTGATGTTGGCTACCTGCATGAGGGATTTTCGTGTTTCCTTATCCATCGCCCCGGGGACTCCTATCATGAACGGCTGAATAATTGCAATTAAAAAGTTGGGTCGCTAAAGGGAATCAAGATATTCCCGAAAATCCTTTTTTAACTGGGGGTACAGGATGGCCCCTTTGAAACTGCAAGGGATTTTTCCGAAGCGCACATAGTCGGGACGGCTGCCCTTGGGTACGGTCCTGGTCGCGGCGGCGATGAAATCCCTGGCCAAGTCTTCCTTCCGGGCGGCCGACTTTTCGTCCAGTTCAATGGTGACGCAGCAACTGTCTTCATGTTCGCTCTCGATATTAAGCCCCACCACGGCCAGCTTGAATTGTTGCGCCGGAAGATGCAGCTCTTCGCTCAGGGCCTTGATAAGATCAGCAGCCACCTGCTCATCGGCGTAGTTGGCGCCGCCGCGGATGAGCAGGGCCGAGTCCCTTCCGAGCCAGTAGTAATCAAGCTGTCCGTCTGCGGCCATCAGATAGAAACCGATATCTCGAAGGCCGGTGTACCATTGGTTTTGGAAAACCGCGC
This genomic window from Deltaproteobacteria bacterium contains:
- a CDS encoding ATP synthase subunit I — encoded protein: MPLQKKIEFTSWIVFGIFLLLSGALASANFTLGILVGGLISILNFYGLCQGLRAAFAQMGTGSAGKVMLIGKYLLRLTITGLVLYMVLAKTRADIFGLVIGMGVVVAGIIFSVILTFFDKSYLEEV
- a CDS encoding AtpZ/AtpI family protein; this encodes MDKETRKSLMQVANISSMGIALGVTIFGCFFIGLYLDRKLGTAHFFTFLFLLIGILAGFKNIYGLIKKSLGDEKPVDKKDGTERENAAAKKD